The Flavobacterium sp. IMCC34852 genome contains the following window.
ATGATATCCATTAAAAAATATGCCGCAATTGATATTGGTTCCAATGCCATGCGATTGCTCATTACCAATATTGTAGAACAAAAAGACAAAGAAACCCAATTCAATAAAAGTGCCTTGATTCGGGTGCCAATTCGTCTCGGGCAAGATGCTTTCACCGTAGGCGAAATCTCAGAGGAAAATATAGATCGAATGGTAGATGCCATGAAGGCTTTTAAACTCTTGATGAAAGTTTACAAAGTGGAAAAATACAAAGCTTGTGCCACATCGGCCATGCGTGAAGCCTATAATGGAAAAGAAGTTGCCAATACCATTCGTGAAAAATGCGATATCGATATTGACATCATCGACGGTAAAATCGAAGCTACCATTATCGCTTCTTCTGATTTACACAGTTTCCTGAAAACAGACCAAACTTATTTATATGTAGATGTTGGCGGCGGAAGCACCGAATTCTCTCTTTTCAGTGACGGAAAAATGATCGTTTCTAAATCTTTTAAAATCGGAACCGTTCGTTTGTTAAATAATATGGTAAGCGACATCGTTTGGGAAGAAATAGAAAAATGGATTAAAACAAATACTGCCGAATACGAAAATGTTATTCTAATTGGTTCCGGTGGCAACATCAATAAGTTGTTCAAATTGTCAGGCAAGATGCAAGACAAACCGCTGTCTTATTTATACCTGAATTCTCAGTACCAATATTTAAACTCATTGACCTACGAGCAAAGAATCGCCGAGTTAGCTTTAAACACCGACCGTGCCGACGTAATTATTCCGGCAACACGTGTGTATTTGAATGCTATGAAATGGAGCGGAGCGCGTCAATTGTTTGTACCGAAAATTGGTTTGGCCGACGGCATTGTAAAAGCAATGTATCAGGAAACGATTTAACTATGAGAATCTTACTTGTTAGTATTTTATTGTTCTCTACATTTGCTTTTTCTCAGCAAAAGATTCCTAATTTAACTTCTATAACGCTATACAAGACTTACAACGAATCGGATGATGGTCCTTGTAATGCTTTTAAAGATGAACAATTTGCTCAAATTATGTCAAGGACTATTAAAGACTGTGATGATTTGGTTATGGAATTAATTAATTTAAAACATAGCCAAAAATCTTCCAAAAGAATTGGAGTTCCTTGTAGTAAAGGTTGTATTGGTTGTTCAGATATAGAGAATATGATAGTCTATCAATACAATAAACTTATTGATACAATTTATTATATCAATAATGATTATGAAAAAATTATTATTGATTCATATCAGCAAAATGCTTACACTGATGATGAAAGCAAATTACTTGATATTCTTTTTAAGAGTGAAGAATTTAAGGTTTTTTATCAGACTGATATTAATAAACTTTTTAATCAAATTTATTTTAACTCAAAAAAAGACTCAATAGCTGTTGAAAGTATTAAAATCAAGAATGTTCCAATATATGGCTTGCATAGAGAGGAAGTTGAAAAGCTAATAGGAGGTTTTGATGGTATATATACTGAGGAAGAAAAATTCAATCATTGGAGTAAGAACATAAAATGTACATTGTTTGGATTTAACTCAGGAAATGAGTTTTATTTTAATGATAATGATCCAATTAATTGTTTTTCTGTAGAGTTTTTGCAAATGGATGAAGATGAAATTAAAGATTTGGAATTATATGATGTAGTTGGATTATTTGTGGGAGATGACGAAATAAAATTTAATGAAAAGTTTCCAAGTATGGACAAAATACTATCTGTTCAAAAAGAGTATTTTAAAGAAAAAAACGGAGATTATTCAATTACAGTTATGATTGCAAATCATAAAGGAAGAATAGATTATGTTCTAAATAATTCAAAAATTAAACAGATTGTAGTAAATTTTCGTTACCCAACTAACTAAACATCCAAATCAAACATCTTTTTCAACAACTCTAAATTCGGGTTGATTTCTACCAAACGATTGTATTTGTCTTGGTTGGTAAAAGCCCTTTTTACCACTAAAGTTTCGTTGACTTTCACATTAATAGTAATGTCATGGTTATGCAGTTTACCCCGCAAATAACCTAAAAGTTCCGGTTTTTCTTTTTCAAAATCTATTTTCGAACTCTCATTCGGCAACTCGTGAATGATAGTGGTTCCGTCCAATATCGGATCATTGATGGTCAAAAGTGAAGCCACAATGCGATACCCTTTATCTTCCATGCGCTGTGCATATTTCAACCATTGCTCGAGCATTTCGGTTTCTGTAAATGGTTCGCTAGGCAAATGCACCGTGTCTTTCACCACCGATTTTTGCGCTTCAGCCATTTCTTTCTTCGCACGAATACTGGCAAGGGATAAGGCGGAAACTTTGGTTGTAGGTTGAGAATTCCGGGTTGTAGGTTCTACGTTCTCGGTTGTCGGTTGTTGGTTGTCGGTTGTCGGTTGTTGGTTGTCAGTTGTCGGTTGAACTACAACTTCTTCTGTATGCTGCGTTGTGCTTTCTGCTTTCTCAATTATTTTAGTAGTCTCCACACTTCGTACTTCCAACTTCGTACTTTGCACTTCGGCTATAGAATAATCATTCTTGCGATAATATGTGGGTGGAATTATAAACTCAGCTTTTTTTTTTCTCCATCAAAAGTGATAGAGCTTATTTGCATCAGCGTGAGTTCAACCAACAGGCGTTGGTTTTGGGAAACTTTGTATTTTAAATCACAATCATTCGCCAAGTCAATTCCTTTCAAAAGAAATTCTTGTGAAGCTTTTTGCGATTGTTGTCCGTAGAGTTGTTGTGCCGCTTCACCCATTTCTAATAAAGAAAGTGTCGCCGGATTTTTGGCTACCAATAAATCCCTGAAATGCGAAGCCAATCCGGCAATAAAATGATGTCCGTCAAAACCTTTGGATAAAATATCATTATACGCCAATAAAACTTCGGGAATTTTATTTTCCAAAATCAAATCGGTCATATTAATATAAGTCTCGTAATCCAGAACGTTCAAGTTCTCCGTAACGGCTTGTCTTGTCAAATTATTTCCGCAAAAAGAAACCACACGGTCAAAAATCGATAACGCATCACGCATCGCACCATCGGCTTTTTGCGCAATAATGTGCAAAGCATCGTCTTCAAAAACTACGCCTTGACTGGTCGCCACTTCCGCCAAATGTTCTTTAGCATCTTTAACGGTTATGCGCTTGAAATCGAAAATTTGACAACGCGATAAGATAGTCGGAATGATTTTGTGTTTTTCGGTCGTGGCCAAAATGAATATGGCATGCTTAGGCGGTTCTTCCAAGGTTTTCAAAAACGCATTGAAAGCAGCCGAAGACAACATATGCACCTCGTCAATGATATACACTTTGTATTGTCCGGTTTGTGGCGGGATTCTAACTTGGTCAATCAGGTTTCGAATATCATCCACCGAGTTGTTAGAAGCAGCATCCAATTCGAAGACATTAAAAGCAAAATCCTCAAACGGATCATCATAACCGGGTTGGTTTATCTTTCGGGCCAAAATACGCGCACAAGTGGTTTTACCAACACCACGCGGACCGGTAAACAATAGGGCAGAAGCCAAGTGATTGTTTTCTATGGCATTGAGCAAAGTATTGGTAATAGCCTGTTGTCCAACAACGTCTTTAAACGTTTGCGGACGATACTTTCGGGCTGATACTACAAATTGTTCCATAGAAAAATAGTGTTCACAAATATAGATTAATAATTACGAATTCCAAATTACGAATTACGATAAATGTATCAATTTTTAATTCGTAATTCTTAATTCGTAATTGTTACCTTTGCGCCGCAGACCGCCTTATCGTTCCGATTTATCGGGAAGGAAAGTCCGGACACCACAGAGTAGCATAGCGGGTAACGCCCGTCCGTCGAGAGATGAGGACAAGTGCAACAGAAAGTATGTACAGGTAAGGCTGTAGTGAAACCAGGTAAACTCTATGCGGTGAAATTCCAAGTATATCGGCATTTAAGGGTTACTCGCCCGTTGTCGAAGGGTAGGAAGCTCGAGCCAATGAGCAATTGTTGGCCCAGATAAATGATAAGGGTTCGTTTCGATGAATACAGAATCCGGCTTATAGGTCTGCTTTTTTTTAAGTTGCTAAGTGGCTGAGTTTTCAGGAGCACACCAATAGGTTTTCTTTCACTAGTCGTCCCGCTATACATTGCAATCTTTGTCCTGAAATAAGTTCAGGCCAAAGGATTTCCATTCCTATCGGGGCTATAAAAAACGTCGAGTAGTTCTTTACTCTTCTTCAGTTTCCATATCGTCTGACTCCTCGTCATTGCTTTCAAACTCAAAGAAAGTAAACACCGAACCGCCATAGTTTTTTTGGAACGAATAATTTGCCATGTGATCTAGTTTGGTGTATTTTGAATGTTCAACGACTAACATGCCTTCTTCATCCAGTAATTCTCTTTCAAAAATCAGTTCGATGATTGTTTCAAATTCTTTTTGAGACATGCCATAAGGCGGATCGGCAAAAATGATGTCATAGTTGCCTTTGTGTTTTTCTAAAAACTTAAACACATCGCTTTTAATAGCGGTAATATCAAAGTCAAATTCCTTAGCGGTTTTTTTGATGAAAGTCACACAACCCATATCGCCGTCAACACACAATATTGGGGAACAACCTCGCGAAGCAAACTCATAACTGATACTTCCCGTACCGGCAAAAAGTTCTAATATTTTTAGTTCAGAAAAGTTGAAATGATTGTTGAGCACATTAAACAACGCTTCCTTACTCATATCTGTAGTCGGACGAACCGGAAGGTTTTTCGGCGGTGCTATTCTGCGACCTTTGTATTTGCCCGAGATGATTCTCATGAGTGTAATAGGATAAAGTGCTCGCGGTTTTCAGCTTCGGTGAATTGATTTTGCATCGAACTCACCTCAAACAAAGCAACGTTGCGCACATATTTATAAACGATATCGTAAAGCGCATCGCCTTCGGTAATTTTGCCTAACAATTCCATTTTAAAATGTTCCGGATTCAAATGCAGTTGTTCCGCAGCGAATAAGATGTAGTAAATAAAATCTTCAGGCGTTTTATAATCAAACGTATTGAAAAGCTGCAGCTTCTGATTTTGTACAATCACAATTTCAAAATGGTTGTCGCTGACATGCACAAACATCTTGCGCTCTTCATTGTTTTTCGAAACTTCCAATAATTTTTGAACCAGAATACTGTTGGCATGTTTGTAATCAAAAGTCCCAAATTGATCAATAAAATAGTTGTTCATATTCACATACGGAATGTAAACGTTATTCATTTCAAAGTTCGCCAATTCGTCAAACGCAAAAAAATCGGTTTCAAAAACTTTGGTGTTGAATTGCAAATAACTGCCTAAATAGTCTTCGTCAAACAAAGCCGTTGGTACAAAAGTAGACAGATTGTTACTGTGTACAACGACAATCTCGTCATAACCGGCTTTGAGTTCGGCATGCGTTTGAAAAGCTTCACCCAATAAATCTTCAATTTTAGAAGTCACATTAACCTTTCCCATTGAAATGGTTTTCAGCGTCAAAGGTTTATGGAGAATAGTATCAAAAGTCGCAAACGACAAGCCATTCAAGGAAACTTGAATCGCCAGTTTTCGGTAAGTTTTGTCGGTAACGCTGGTGTTTTGATACATAATAATTCCGTTCAAACGAACTTGGCAAACTTACAAATTTATACTGAACTTGTTTCAGTATCTGTAACATTTTACAACTAGCAGTCTATTTTCTTTTCTCTATTTTCTTTGCTCTAAATCACTATATTTGACCTTCAAATTTGACTCCCAATTGTTTATGACTTCCAGCCAGTTTTACAGCCTTTTACGCCAACAGTTTCCGTTTCAGCCGACTGTAAAACAGGATATTTTCTTTCAGCAGATTGCTAATTTTGTGACCAACAGTAATAAAAACGAATTGTTTGTTTTAAAAGGTTACGCCGGAACCGGAAAAACTACAGTCATTTCAGCTATAGTTAATAATTTGGGTGCAGCCAACAGAAAATATGTATTGTTGGCACCAACCGGCCGCGCCGCTAAAGTCATCGCTAATTATTCGAACAAGGCAGCTTTTACCATTCACAAGAAAATTTATTATCCTAAAAAAGGGAAAAATGGCGGAATGTCTTTCACATTAAAGGAGAATAAACACACCAATACTATTTTTATAGTCGATGAATCTTCGATGATTTCTGATGTGAATACCGAAGCCAAATTGTATGAAAACGGTTCGTTGCTTGATGATTTAATGGCCTATGTTTATAACGGCAACAATTGTAAATTAATTCTTCTGGGCGATACCGCTCAGTTGCCACCGGTACAGTTAGAGGTCAGTCCGGCACTCAATACCGATGCACTTTCCATGCATTACAATAAGGAAGTTTATTCAATTGAGTTGGACGAAGTAATGCGTCAGGAAGAAAAATCGGGAATTTTATTCAATGCTACCGAACTGCGAGAAATTTTGAAAAGCAGTTTTGTAGACACTTTTCAGTTCAATCTAAAAGGTTTCAAAGACATTGTTCGTTTGAGCGATGGTTTTGATATTCAAGACGCCATTCAAAGCGCCTACAGTAATTACAGTATTGAAGACACTTGTTTTATAGTGCGTTCCAATAAAAGAGCAAACCAATACAACCAGCAAATTCGAACCAAAATACTCGATAAAGAAAGCGAACTTTCGGTAGGCGATTATTTGATGGTGGTGAAGAACAATTATTTTTGGCTCAAAGAAACTGATGAAGCCGGATTTATTGCCAATGGCGATATAGTAGAAGTGTTGGAGATTTTCAATTTCAAAGAGTTGTACGGATTTAAATTTGCCAAAGTCAAACTCCGAATGGTTGATTATCCGAACCAAAGGCCTATTGAAACCATCTTATTGTTAGATACCATCACCAGCGAATCGCCATCATTGACATACGAAGAAAGCAATCGTTTGTACCAAGAAGTAATGAAAGATTACGAAGGCGAAGCCCAATACCGCAAATTCTTGAAAGTCAAAAACAACGAGTATTTCAACGCACTGCAAGTGAAATTCTCTTATGCCATAACGTGTCACAAGTCGCAAGGCGGACAATGGAATACGGTTTTTATCGAACAACCTTATTTGCCCAACGGCATTGATGTTGATTATGTACGTTGGTTATACACTGCCGTTACTCGTGCGAAAGATAAGTTGTATTTGATTGGGTTTAAAGAGGAGAGTTTTCTGGAAAATTAATAATAGGTAATCTCATATGTAGTCTTTTCGATTAGTTTTCCATTCAAATAACGGTCTCTTACCAAGATATTTCCGGTTTTGTCATAAGTGTTTTTATAGGTTGCCGTTTCAATGACGCTATCATCGTTTCGGTAAAAAGTTTTTTGGGTCAAGTTCCCTTTTTTGTCAATTTCCAGAGCAAAATATTCATTTTTATTCAAATTACTTAAAGGCTGACGTATGATATAACCCTTTTTGTTGAAGTGTTTTATTCCTATCATTTCGATCCCAAAAGTATCTACAATAGTTTTTGAGGTCAAAACCCCATTTTTGTAATCGTATTCAATTTTTGTGATTCCTTTTTCTTTGCCAAAATAGGAAACCCTTTTTTCAATAGGATTCTTGAATTTATCAAAACGAAGTGATTTCAAGGCAAAAACTCTTTTGTTATCAAATGATTTTTCTTCTATCCGATTTTTATTTTCATCATACTTATAAGTTGTAAACGATGTTTTGCTGTTGGAAACAGTCTCTGTTTCAACCAATAAACCATTATCATATTTATAATTGTGCTCATTTTGGTCAAATTCAGTCACTATTTTTTCATAAATAATATTGTTATGACTATCAAATTGTAAGACAGTAGTTTTTGCTAAAATAGTTGTGTCTTTTTTGATGAATTTGTATTCATAGTTTTTGATTGTCATCGTTTTAACCTTACCAACCAAAACCTGCGTATAATCTTTCTCAAAATCTTTAATTTTGACAGGATTACACGAACAAAAAATGATTAGAACAATGACACCTATTGACCTCATAATGATTTTAGATTTGGTATAAAAATATATAAAATAAATGTAGAATAATATTTTTCAAAACTTAGTACCTTAGCACCTCAGAACCTTAGTATCTCAGAACCTTATATGAAAATCATCGCCGTTATTCCAGCCCGTTATGCCTCCACCCGTTTTCCTGCCAAGTTGATGCAGGATTTAGGAGGGAAAACCGTTATTCTTCGCACTTATGAAGCGGCAGTTGGTACCGGTTTGTTTCAGGATGTTTTTGTGGTGACGGATTCGATTTTGATTTATGACGAAATCATCAACCACGGGGGTAAAGCCATTATGAGTGTTAAAGAGCACGAAAGTGGTAGTGACCGAATAGCAGAAGCGGTCGAACATTTAGATGTTGATATAGTAGTGAATGTTCAAGGAGATGAACCGTTCATTAACAAAGAACCTTTAGCCAAAGTGATTGAAGTTTTCAGAAATGATTTTGAGCAGAAAGTCGATTTGGCTTCTTTAATGTTTGAAATTACGGATCAAGATGAAATTAACAATCCGAATAACGTAAAAGTGGTAACCGACCAAAATGGTTTTGCCTTATACTTTTCGCGCTCGGTAATTCCGTATCCGCGTGAAGTAAATGTAGGCGTTCGTTATATGAAACACATTGGGATTTACGCCTTCCGCAAAGAAGCACTTTTGGCATTCTATCATTTGCCTATGAAATCTTTAGAAGCTTCCGAAAAGTTGGAACAATTGCGCTATTTAGAATTCGGCAAAAGAATCAAAATGGTAGAAACCACGCACGTTGGTATCGGAATTGATACGCCCGAGGATTTAGAAAAAGCCAGAAAGATGCTTTAATTTTATTCAACTTCATCATTGTCAAAATAGCCTTTGTTTTTTACTTTGTTAGAAAAGAAATTCAGAAAAAGTACCACAAACGACAAGAAGAACAACGCTTGTAAACTCACCAAAACTTTTCCAAATGTTGTAATCGGATAATAATCGCCAAAACCAATTGAGTTTGAGCTTACGATACTAAAGTAAATGGCGTCAAACCAATGTTCGAAAGGCTTGTTCATATTATTACCATGCGTATACAAAACGGCAAACGAAATCACGATTTCCATATAATTGAAAAAAAGCAACAGCATTGAACGTTTGTAAGAACGAGGTTTGTTGAATAAATCTGAAGCAAAAATTAAGG
Protein-coding sequences here:
- a CDS encoding Ppx/GppA phosphatase family protein, giving the protein MISIKKYAAIDIGSNAMRLLITNIVEQKDKETQFNKSALIRVPIRLGQDAFTVGEISEENIDRMVDAMKAFKLLMKVYKVEKYKACATSAMREAYNGKEVANTIREKCDIDIDIIDGKIEATIIASSDLHSFLKTDQTYLYVDVGGGSTEFSLFSDGKMIVSKSFKIGTVRLLNNMVSDIVWEEIEKWIKTNTAEYENVILIGSGGNINKLFKLSGKMQDKPLSYLYLNSQYQYLNSLTYEQRIAELALNTDRADVIIPATRVYLNAMKWSGARQLFVPKIGLADGIVKAMYQETI
- the rsmD gene encoding 16S rRNA (guanine(966)-N(2))-methyltransferase RsmD — encoded protein: MRIISGKYKGRRIAPPKNLPVRPTTDMSKEALFNVLNNHFNFSELKILELFAGTGSISYEFASRGCSPILCVDGDMGCVTFIKKTAKEFDFDITAIKSDVFKFLEKHKGNYDIIFADPPYGMSQKEFETIIELIFERELLDEEGMLVVEHSKYTKLDHMANYSFQKNYGGSVFTFFEFESNDEESDDMETEEE
- the dnaX gene encoding DNA polymerase III subunit gamma/tau codes for the protein MEQFVVSARKYRPQTFKDVVGQQAITNTLLNAIENNHLASALLFTGPRGVGKTTCARILARKINQPGYDDPFEDFAFNVFELDAASNNSVDDIRNLIDQVRIPPQTGQYKVYIIDEVHMLSSAAFNAFLKTLEEPPKHAIFILATTEKHKIIPTILSRCQIFDFKRITVKDAKEHLAEVATSQGVVFEDDALHIIAQKADGAMRDALSIFDRVVSFCGNNLTRQAVTENLNVLDYETYINMTDLILENKIPEVLLAYNDILSKGFDGHHFIAGLASHFRDLLVAKNPATLSLLEMGEAAQQLYGQQSQKASQEFLLKGIDLANDCDLKYKVSQNQRLLVELTLMQISSITFDGEKKKLSL
- the kdsB gene encoding 3-deoxy-manno-octulosonate cytidylyltransferase codes for the protein MKIIAVIPARYASTRFPAKLMQDLGGKTVILRTYEAAVGTGLFQDVFVVTDSILIYDEIINHGGKAIMSVKEHESGSDRIAEAVEHLDVDIVVNVQGDEPFINKEPLAKVIEVFRNDFEQKVDLASLMFEITDQDEINNPNNVKVVTDQNGFALYFSRSVIPYPREVNVGVRYMKHIGIYAFRKEALLAFYHLPMKSLEASEKLEQLRYLEFGKRIKMVETTHVGIGIDTPEDLEKARKML
- a CDS encoding DNA polymerase III subunit gamma/tau gives rise to the protein MEVRSVETTKIIEKAESTTQHTEEVVVQPTTDNQQPTTDNQQPTTENVEPTTRNSQPTTKVSALSLASIRAKKEMAEAQKSVVKDTVHLPSEPFTETEMLEQWLKYAQRMEDKGYRIVASLLTINDPILDGTTIIHELPNESSKIDFEKEKPELLGYLRGKLHNHDITINVKVNETLVVKRAFTNQDKYNRLVEINPNLELLKKMFDLDV
- a CDS encoding ATP-dependent DNA helicase — its product is MTSSQFYSLLRQQFPFQPTVKQDIFFQQIANFVTNSNKNELFVLKGYAGTGKTTVISAIVNNLGAANRKYVLLAPTGRAAKVIANYSNKAAFTIHKKIYYPKKGKNGGMSFTLKENKHTNTIFIVDESSMISDVNTEAKLYENGSLLDDLMAYVYNGNNCKLILLGDTAQLPPVQLEVSPALNTDALSMHYNKEVYSIELDEVMRQEEKSGILFNATELREILKSSFVDTFQFNLKGFKDIVRLSDGFDIQDAIQSAYSNYSIEDTCFIVRSNKRANQYNQQIRTKILDKESELSVGDYLMVVKNNYFWLKETDEAGFIANGDIVEVLEIFNFKELYGFKFAKVKLRMVDYPNQRPIETILLLDTITSESPSLTYEESNRLYQEVMKDYEGEAQYRKFLKVKNNEYFNALQVKFSYAITCHKSQGGQWNTVFIEQPYLPNGIDVDYVRWLYTAVTRAKDKLYLIGFKEESFLEN
- a CDS encoding DUF3822 family protein, with the protein product MYQNTSVTDKTYRKLAIQVSLNGLSFATFDTILHKPLTLKTISMGKVNVTSKIEDLLGEAFQTHAELKAGYDEIVVVHSNNLSTFVPTALFDEDYLGSYLQFNTKVFETDFFAFDELANFEMNNVYIPYVNMNNYFIDQFGTFDYKHANSILVQKLLEVSKNNEERKMFVHVSDNHFEIVIVQNQKLQLFNTFDYKTPEDFIYYILFAAEQLHLNPEHFKMELLGKITEGDALYDIVYKYVRNVALFEVSSMQNQFTEAENREHFILLHS